One region of Mesomycoplasma ovipneumoniae genomic DNA includes:
- a CDS encoding heavy metal translocating P-type ATPase has product MELLIAIASHVSFIYSAISFLYKISTGDKISMEFFEVSIILFLFFNAGKYLEEKLQKKSSSDFQGILKLKNRYSHIIVDGKKEQILTNKITPGNIVFVPKGEVIPTDSTLNSDFATIDYSSINGESLPIEFVKNQEILSGSINIGEPIYLTCTKKAQDSFLMQTINRLESIFETPSKIERVSTKIVSLFTPTVLILSILTFVIWVIIGYSLGDFEQIYTGFTPPRNSHPFYVGAHIGVAVLVISCPCAFGIAAPMAIYSSSILASKNRILFANSEIYEKIITTKTIIFDKTGTLTEGKPKVVEFQGDSSFWPLIKEMAQNSKHPISLSIHNFLPEHQEKFDNFKVSETPGQGLGLIDSDSNKYSLISHEFAKNNNFLIDNNFKFDKLGNYTVFAKNDRVIGVFLIIDQVKESAKKVVKKFQSHGINCIIASGDNPKNVENVAKILGIKQFYANLKPNDKFELVEKLKKDTPIIFVGDGLNDILALKSADLSIAFESGSNLSNSIADISLFETDLVMVYKSLEIIKKTNKLVKLNFLWAILFNSLFIPLAFLGFINPVFSMSLMLFSSIFLILNTIIFKKRHQKFLEKAI; this is encoded by the coding sequence ATGGAATTGCTAATAGCGATTGCAAGCCATGTTTCATTTATTTATTCTGCAATTTCATTTTTGTATAAAATAAGTACTGGTGACAAAATTAGTATGGAATTTTTTGAAGTTTCAATTATTCTGTTCTTATTTTTTAATGCTGGAAAATATCTTGAGGAAAAACTACAAAAAAAATCAAGTTCAGACTTTCAAGGAATACTAAAATTAAAAAATCGCTATTCACATATAATAGTTGATGGCAAAAAAGAACAAATTTTAACTAATAAAATTACCCCTGGTAATATTGTTTTTGTTCCAAAAGGTGAAGTAATTCCAACTGATTCAACCCTAAATTCTGATTTTGCAACTATCGATTACTCGTCAATTAACGGTGAATCTTTGCCTATTGAATTTGTTAAAAATCAAGAAATTTTGTCTGGAAGTATCAATATTGGCGAGCCGATTTACCTAACTTGCACAAAAAAAGCGCAAGATTCATTTTTAATGCAAACAATTAACAGATTAGAGTCAATTTTTGAAACTCCTTCCAAAATTGAAAGAGTTTCAACTAAAATAGTTTCACTTTTTACCCCAACTGTTTTAATTTTGTCAATTTTAACTTTTGTAATCTGAGTCATAATCGGTTATTCACTTGGAGATTTTGAGCAAATTTATACTGGATTTACGCCTCCAAGAAATTCTCATCCATTTTATGTTGGTGCTCATATAGGAGTTGCTGTTTTGGTAATTTCGTGTCCTTGTGCTTTTGGAATAGCCGCGCCAATGGCTATTTATTCTTCTTCGATTTTGGCCTCAAAAAATCGAATTTTATTTGCAAATTCAGAGATTTATGAAAAAATTATTACCACAAAAACAATAATTTTTGACAAAACCGGAACTCTAACTGAAGGAAAACCAAAAGTTGTTGAATTTCAAGGCGATTCAAGTTTTTGACCTTTAATTAAGGAAATGGCTCAAAATTCTAAACACCCAATTTCACTTTCAATTCATAATTTTTTGCCAGAACATCAAGAAAAATTTGACAATTTTAAGGTTAGCGAAACTCCTGGACAAGGTTTGGGACTTATTGATTCAGACTCAAATAAATATAGCCTTATTTCTCACGAGTTTGCAAAAAATAATAATTTTTTGATTGATAATAATTTTAAATTTGACAAGCTAGGTAATTACACAGTTTTTGCTAAAAATGATAGAGTTATTGGTGTTTTTTTAATAATTGATCAAGTTAAAGAAAGTGCAAAAAAAGTTGTTAAAAAATTTCAATCTCACGGGATAAATTGCATTATTGCTTCAGGTGATAATCCAAAAAATGTTGAAAATGTAGCAAAAATATTGGGAATAAAGCAATTTTATGCAAATTTGAAACCTAATGACAAGTTTGAATTAGTAGAAAAACTAAAAAAAGATACCCCGATTATTTTTGTAGGTGATGGACTAAACGATATTTTAGCTTTAAAATCTGCCGATCTTTCAATCGCTTTTGAAAGTGGTTCTAACCTTAGTAACTCAATTGCTGATATTTCCTTATTTGAAACAGATCTTGTTATGGTTTATAAATCACTTGAAATTATCAAAAAAACTAATAAATTAGTTAAATTAAATTTCTTGTGAGCAATTTTATTTAATTCGCTTTTCATTCCTTTAGCGTTTTTAGGTTTTATAAATCCAGTTTTTTCAATGTCATTAATGTTGTTTTCATCAATTTTCCTTATTCTTAACACAATTATTTTCAAAAAAAGACATCAGAAGTTTCTCGAAAAAGCTATTTAA
- the rpsI gene encoding 30S ribosomal protein S9: MNQELTYYGTGRRKSSVARVILKRGNGHFKINNRIAKEYLKSDILIKDALQPLAITNTISEFDIRVNAHGGGISGQAGAIRLGIAKALLEISADYRPSLKMSGMLTRDARAKERKKFGLRKARRARQFSKR; encoded by the coding sequence ATGAATCAAGAATTAACTTATTATGGAACAGGAAGAAGAAAATCTTCAGTTGCCCGTGTTATTTTAAAACGCGGAAATGGTCATTTTAAAATTAATAACCGAATAGCAAAAGAGTACCTAAAATCTGATATTTTAATTAAAGACGCTCTACAACCACTAGCTATTACAAATACAATTTCTGAATTTGATATTCGTGTTAATGCTCATGGTGGTGGAATTTCTGGGCAAGCCGGTGCGATTAGATTAGGAATTGCAAAAGCTTTATTAGAGATTTCAGCTGATTATCGTCCAAGTCTTAAAATGTCTGGAATGTTGACACGTGATGCTAGAGCTAAAGAACGTAAAAAATTTGGATTGAGAAAAGCAAGAAGAGCACGTCAATTTTCAAAACGGTAA
- the uvrB gene encoding excinuclease ABC subunit UvrB has product MISQKKFNKFHLKANYKPSGDQPKAIKSIIQNIETGKESQILMGVTGSGKTFTMANVIAHFNKPVLVLSHNKTLAAQLYTEFKEFFPENRVEFYVSYFDFYRPESYLPSKDVYIEKTSKTNADLEAMRMSALNSLIERNDTIVVASVSAIYGTLNPNEYHDNFLLISVGQEIKPKELALKLTRIKYLNNLVEQKPGLFSLKGDVIEISPAWDETFNIRVEFFGNTIEKISTIQPVSKKLIKTYSVYTIYPATAYSVKKTIIDKAIESIKIELEERLLFFEQNNKLVEKQRLKDRVNNDIDSLSEFGICSGIENYARHIDGRQQDEQPFSLLDYLPQDALIFIDESHEMIKQIDGMFKGDRSRKQTLVDYGYRLPSALDNRPLKLHEFEQFRQPKIFVSATPAQYELEKTDGEVVSQIIRPTGLLDPEIIIENTDNQMAKISKYLDLQKEKKERTLILTTTKRNAEEISKYLQEKKLHNVYYLHSEMTTFERDEIIIKLRKGIFDAIVGINLLREGVDIPEVSLILVLDAGLASFLRSKTSLIQIIGRAARNQSGKVVLFTDGITKIIQEVINDNLAKRKIQIQHNQENKIIPKTIKKPIPESINPNALKLSKVLHEKKMNKKEIEKQIQILEKEMRNASNANRFEEAIQIRDLIAEIKQKADQF; this is encoded by the coding sequence ATGATAAGTCAAAAAAAATTTAATAAATTCCACCTTAAGGCAAATTATAAACCTAGTGGCGATCAACCCAAAGCAATAAAAAGCATAATTCAAAATATTGAAACTGGTAAAGAATCGCAAATTTTGATGGGTGTAACTGGTTCTGGAAAAACTTTTACAATGGCGAATGTAATTGCGCACTTTAACAAACCAGTATTAGTTTTGTCACACAATAAAACGCTCGCTGCTCAATTATATACTGAATTTAAGGAATTTTTTCCGGAAAACCGGGTTGAATTTTATGTATCATACTTTGATTTTTATCGCCCTGAGTCATACCTTCCTTCAAAAGATGTTTATATTGAAAAAACAAGTAAAACAAATGCTGATCTTGAAGCAATGAGAATGTCTGCTCTTAATTCGTTAATCGAGCGAAATGATACTATTGTTGTTGCTTCGGTTTCAGCAATTTATGGGACTCTAAACCCAAATGAATATCATGATAATTTTTTGCTTATAAGTGTCGGTCAAGAAATAAAACCAAAAGAATTAGCCCTAAAATTAACTAGAATTAAGTATCTTAATAACTTAGTTGAGCAAAAACCGGGACTTTTTTCACTAAAAGGTGATGTAATTGAAATTTCGCCAGCTTGAGATGAAACTTTTAACATCAGAGTTGAATTTTTTGGCAATACAATCGAAAAAATTAGTACAATTCAGCCAGTCTCAAAAAAGCTAATAAAAACCTATTCAGTCTATACAATTTATCCTGCCACTGCATATAGTGTTAAAAAAACTATAATTGATAAAGCAATTGAATCTATTAAAATTGAGCTTGAAGAGCGCTTACTTTTTTTTGAGCAAAATAATAAACTTGTCGAAAAACAAAGGCTAAAAGACCGAGTTAATAACGATATTGACTCTTTAAGTGAATTTGGAATTTGTTCTGGAATTGAAAATTATGCCCGTCATATTGACGGCCGTCAACAAGATGAGCAACCATTTTCTTTACTTGACTATTTGCCGCAAGATGCCCTAATTTTTATTGACGAGTCTCACGAGATGATCAAACAAATTGATGGAATGTTCAAAGGTGATCGAAGTCGCAAGCAAACATTAGTTGACTATGGTTACCGTCTTCCTTCAGCGCTTGATAATCGGCCTTTAAAATTACATGAATTTGAACAATTTAGGCAGCCTAAAATTTTTGTTTCAGCCACACCAGCTCAATATGAACTTGAAAAAACTGATGGTGAAGTTGTTAGTCAAATTATACGGCCAACTGGATTGCTTGATCCTGAAATTATAATTGAAAATACTGATAATCAAATGGCAAAAATTTCTAAATATTTAGATTTGCAAAAAGAAAAAAAGGAACGAACTTTAATTTTAACAACAACAAAACGTAACGCTGAGGAAATTAGTAAATACTTGCAAGAAAAAAAATTACACAATGTTTATTATTTGCACTCAGAAATGACAACCTTTGAACGTGATGAAATTATTATTAAATTACGAAAAGGAATTTTTGATGCAATTGTTGGGATAAATTTGCTTCGTGAAGGTGTTGATATTCCGGAAGTTTCATTGATTCTTGTATTAGATGCAGGTCTTGCTTCTTTTTTAAGATCAAAAACGTCATTAATTCAAATAATTGGCCGTGCTGCTCGAAATCAATCAGGAAAAGTAGTCCTTTTTACTGATGGAATTACAAAAATAATTCAAGAAGTTATTAATGACAATTTAGCTAAACGAAAAATTCAAATACAACACAATCAGGAAAATAAAATAATTCCAAAAACAATAAAAAAACCAATTCCTGAAAGTATAAATCCAAATGCTCTAAAATTAAGCAAAGTTCTTCATGAGAAAAAAATGAATAAAAAAGAAATCGAAAAACAGATACAAATTTTAGAAAAAGAAATGAGAAACGCCTCTAATGCTAACCGTTTTGAGGAAGCTATTCAAATTCGGGATCTAATTGCCGAAATTAAACAAAAAGCGGATCAATTTTAA
- a CDS encoding TatD family hydrolase, whose product MYLKIEQFSPRHLNLLLNSIKKFNLEVNLKTKNGKTNVANLDYFQNFENNHEFTVVDFDKNLDFSLAHFIISKKEQTFYLSLIFFSQLLDSNWINIIGEFILDFIKKHYKLRDFYLKIDQKSIVFKNFFAPWLQEENSSFLTFQIKEIEKYNFTDVHCHPFLEYFQNPKQEITKWFDDNIGLLFVVGTSWEDLEEIKPISSYSDKIYKIIGIHPNLIKTTDNYNNLSKYIDKNVVAIGEVGLDFYYENNPGQQEQINALLAQIEIAKSNNIAVMLHIRDKLGEFNAINQILLIIDKFPEINFIFHNFSTNYEKFTEIVNKKNCYFSFSGVITFKKSVELRKIVSQTPISRILCETDAPYLSPEPNRQVWPNTSPQIENTYQTIANLKNLTKRQLSKIVYENALKIFKVKNAENIA is encoded by the coding sequence ATGTATTTAAAAATCGAGCAATTTTCTCCGCGGCATTTAAATTTACTTCTAAATTCGATTAAAAAATTTAATTTAGAAGTAAATTTAAAAACTAAAAATGGTAAAACTAATGTTGCCAATTTGGATTATTTCCAAAATTTTGAAAATAATCATGAATTTACTGTTGTTGACTTTGACAAAAATTTAGACTTTAGTTTAGCACATTTTATTATTTCTAAAAAAGAACAAACTTTCTATTTAAGTTTGATTTTTTTTAGTCAACTTTTGGATTCTAACTGAATTAACATTATTGGCGAATTTATACTTGATTTTATTAAAAAACACTATAAATTACGTGATTTTTATCTTAAAATTGACCAAAAAAGTATAGTTTTTAAAAATTTTTTTGCACCTTGGCTTCAAGAAGAAAATTCTTCATTTTTAACATTCCAAATTAAGGAAATTGAAAAATATAACTTTACTGATGTTCACTGCCATCCTTTTTTGGAATATTTTCAAAACCCAAAACAAGAAATTACCAAATGATTTGATGATAATATTGGTCTACTTTTTGTTGTTGGAACTTCTTGAGAGGATCTTGAAGAGATTAAACCAATTAGTTCATATTCTGATAAAATATATAAAATTATTGGAATACATCCAAATTTAATAAAAACAACAGATAATTATAATAACCTTTCAAAATACATTGACAAAAATGTGGTAGCAATTGGCGAAGTTGGTCTTGATTTTTATTATGAAAATAACCCTGGCCAACAAGAACAAATAAATGCACTTTTGGCCCAAATTGAAATCGCAAAAAGCAATAATATCGCTGTAATGTTGCATATTCGCGACAAACTTGGCGAATTTAATGCAATTAATCAAATACTTTTAATAATTGACAAATTTCCTGAAATTAACTTTATTTTTCATAATTTTTCAACAAATTATGAAAAATTCACAGAAATAGTTAACAAAAAAAACTGTTATTTTTCCTTTTCAGGAGTAATAACATTCAAAAAGAGTGTTGAACTAAGAAAAATAGTATCTCAAACTCCGATTTCAAGAATTTTGTGTGAAACTGATGCGCCATATTTAAGTCCCGAACCTAATCGTCAAGTTTGGCCCAATACATCTCCGCAAATTGAAAATACCTATCAAACAATAGCTAATTTGAAAAATTTAACAAAAAGGCAGCTTTCTAAAATAGTTTATGAAAATGCGCTAAAAATTTTTAAGGTAAAAAATGCTGAAAATATCGCCTAA
- a CDS encoding ribose-phosphate pyrophosphokinase: protein MNIDIKKSVILFGMENSLDLARKISIQTGIPLSGIDRTVYADGEVLLKSNETVRNSTVFVIANTSRPVNENIMELLIFIDSLKRAYAQEIVVVLSYYGYARQDRKSSGRQPITAKLVANLLEKAGVTKLILVDIHNPSIQGFFDISVDELHGQYILANELVGKNKDYVVVTPDHGGAVRARILAEILGKQTNVAVIDKRRTGTNQTEVLGLIGNVENKDCIIIDDIIDTGGTIINAANVVKQKGAKSVILAATHGVFSHGFDKFQENENIDKVIITDSIDNRQLVEKFDKLLVTSLAEFLSKSILACIHSKSITSIYEEIKEKLISANKN from the coding sequence ATGAACATAGATATAAAGAAAAGTGTAATTCTTTTTGGAATGGAAAATTCACTAGATTTAGCAAGAAAAATTTCAATTCAAACAGGAATTCCGCTCTCAGGGATTGATCGAACAGTCTATGCTGATGGCGAAGTTTTGCTAAAATCTAATGAAACTGTTAGAAATTCAACGGTTTTTGTTATTGCAAATACATCAAGACCAGTTAATGAAAATATAATGGAACTTTTAATTTTCATTGACTCTTTAAAGCGAGCTTACGCTCAAGAAATTGTTGTGGTTCTTTCATATTATGGTTATGCTAGACAGGATCGAAAATCATCCGGAAGACAACCAATTACTGCAAAATTAGTAGCTAATTTACTTGAAAAAGCAGGTGTAACTAAACTAATTTTGGTTGATATTCACAATCCAAGTATTCAAGGATTTTTTGATATTTCAGTCGATGAACTTCATGGCCAATATATTCTTGCAAATGAACTTGTTGGCAAAAACAAGGATTATGTTGTTGTAACCCCGGATCATGGTGGTGCTGTTAGAGCTAGAATTTTAGCAGAAATTTTAGGAAAACAAACAAATGTTGCCGTTATTGACAAGCGAAGAACCGGGACAAATCAAACTGAGGTTCTAGGATTAATTGGAAACGTTGAAAATAAAGATTGCATTATAATTGACGACATTATCGATACAGGTGGAACTATAATAAATGCTGCAAATGTTGTTAAACAAAAAGGTGCAAAATCAGTAATTTTAGCAGCAACACACGGTGTTTTTAGCCACGGATTTGACAAATTTCAAGAAAATGAAAATATTGACAAGGTAATAATTACTGATTCAATCGATAATAGACAACTTGTAGAAAAATTTGATAAATTACTAGTTACATCTTTAGCTGAATTTTTGTCAAAAAGTATACTAGCATGCATCCATTCAAAATCAATTACAAGTATTTATGAGGAAATTAAGGAAAAATTAATTTCAGCAAACAAAAATTAA
- a CDS encoding L-threonylcarbamoyladenylate synthase, which produces MKLELFYNKSLSSLCFYDSQKKMLTKVKTPVFTAFFSDLESKTIRFNFCFNLKISYFNNFLFWLASQNLISKNNLFNGLNLSKNKIFALKLLNNFHILFWKYQINNLVIFIEDDNEFSDWFAQNYVVFKEQIYKNSKLFICSTDTVVGLGSFYHDLDLEAIYKIKNRDVSKKIVTLVGKISQIQPLISPSNYKILKQKSKKYWPGAVTFIIEKKSFRIPGLTKCQDLFIKNGPAFVTSANISGQKPLNFQEARQLFWQITKFYDFGHGSGRPSKIYDIDLKTWVRI; this is translated from the coding sequence ATGAAATTGGAATTATTTTATAATAAATCACTCTCATCGCTATGTTTTTATGATAGTCAAAAAAAAATGCTAACAAAAGTAAAAACACCTGTTTTTACAGCATTTTTTTCAGATTTGGAGTCTAAAACTATCAGATTCAATTTTTGCTTTAATTTAAAAATTTCTTATTTTAATAACTTTTTATTTTGACTTGCAAGTCAAAATTTAATTTCAAAAAACAATTTATTTAATGGGCTTAATTTGTCTAAAAATAAAATATTTGCTCTAAAATTGTTGAATAATTTCCACATTTTATTTTGAAAATATCAGATCAATAATCTTGTCATTTTTATTGAAGATGATAATGAATTTAGCGATTGATTTGCGCAAAATTATGTCGTTTTTAAGGAACAAATTTATAAAAATTCTAAACTATTTATTTGTTCTACAGATACTGTTGTTGGACTTGGTTCGTTTTATCATGATTTGGATCTAGAAGCAATTTACAAAATAAAAAACCGAGATGTTAGCAAAAAAATTGTAACTTTGGTAGGAAAAATATCGCAAATACAGCCATTAATTAGCCCAAGTAATTACAAAATTCTTAAACAAAAAAGCAAAAAATATTGACCTGGCGCAGTTACTTTTATAATTGAAAAAAAATCATTTAGAATTCCTGGGCTAACAAAGTGCCAAGACTTATTTATAAAAAATGGCCCTGCTTTTGTTACTAGCGCCAATATTTCCGGCCAAAAACCTCTTAATTTTCAAGAAGCTCGCCAATTATTTTGGCAAATCACAAAATTTTACGATTTTGGTCATGGTTCAGGTCGCCCCTCAAAAATTTATGATATTGATCTAAAAACTTGAGTTCGAATTTAA
- the rsmG gene encoding 16S rRNA (guanine(527)-N(7))-methyltransferase RsmG: MYKEKVKLLVDLDVFEKLEQYVKLIEFYNQKFNLTGFSGDILWKEGILESIVTMNFIINFLKKENISEKVKILDIGAGVGFPSIPYLIFDPKIELTICESMQKRCQFLKKVSETLGIKFNLVCKSVQEIENDNFDLVTARAVANLEKLDKIVNKIKAKNTIFAFIKGPKIFEELKNCKNCDYQVAEFVNNLDKKIFIAFKKI, from the coding sequence ATGTATAAAGAAAAAGTAAAGTTACTTGTTGATTTAGATGTATTTGAAAAACTTGAGCAATACGTAAAATTAATCGAATTTTATAATCAAAAATTTAATTTAACCGGTTTTTCAGGGGATATTCTTTGGAAAGAAGGCATCCTTGAGTCCATTGTTACAATGAATTTTATAATAAATTTTTTGAAAAAAGAAAACATTTCAGAAAAAGTAAAAATTTTAGATATTGGAGCTGGCGTAGGCTTTCCTTCGATTCCGTATTTAATTTTTGATCCAAAAATAGAGTTGACCATTTGCGAGTCTATGCAAAAAAGGTGCCAATTTTTAAAAAAAGTATCTGAAACTCTGGGAATTAAATTTAATTTAGTTTGTAAATCTGTCCAAGAAATTGAAAACGATAATTTTGATCTTGTGACAGCACGAGCAGTTGCAAATTTAGAAAAACTCGATAAAATTGTTAATAAAATCAAGGCCAAAAATACAATATTTGCATTTATTAAAGGACCAAAAATTTTTGAAGAGCTCAAAAATTGCAAAAATTGCGATTATCAGGTTGCAGAATTTGTCAATAATCTTGATAAAAAAATTTTTATAGCATTTAAAAAAATATAA
- the rplM gene encoding 50S ribosomal protein L13: MRQTTFIKPNEVERKWFVIDAESQILGRLAAFVASRLRGKHSPLFTPNVDMGDKIIIINAEKILLTAKKEDQKLYYRHSGYPGGLKVRTARELRAKKPIALIEKAVYGMLPHTKLGDKQRKNLYVYAGIEHPHQGQNPKKLEVKY; encoded by the coding sequence ATGAGACAAACTACGTTTATAAAACCAAATGAAGTTGAAAGAAAATGGTTTGTTATTGATGCAGAGTCACAAATTTTAGGGCGTTTAGCCGCGTTTGTCGCTAGCCGTTTACGCGGAAAACACTCTCCGCTTTTTACTCCTAACGTTGATATGGGAGATAAAATAATCATAATTAACGCTGAAAAAATTTTATTAACAGCAAAAAAAGAAGACCAAAAACTATATTATAGACACTCTGGTTATCCTGGTGGTTTAAAAGTTAGAACTGCTAGAGAACTTCGTGCAAAAAAACCAATTGCTTTAATTGAAAAAGCGGTTTATGGTATGCTACCTCACACAAAACTAGGGGACAAACAAAGAAAAAATCTTTATGTTTATGCCGGAATTGAACACCCACACCAAGGTCAAAACCCTAAAAAATTAGAGGTCAAATATTAG
- the rsmA gene encoding 16S rRNA (adenine(1518)-N(6)/adenine(1519)-N(6))-dimethyltransferase RsmA, producing MLKISPKKHLGQNFLKDEKIAQKIVSSIDLADKNIVEIGPGTGFLTKFLVQKAKFLTCYEIDKNLIPLLENKFKNKNIKIINEDFLLSDLNFSEKQTVIGNLPYYITSKILFKIFDNFEKFDEILIMVQNEVADRIIAKPGSPSYSKLSLACQYVAEVKKFFVVPPSSFFPVPKVNSAIVHFSIRKNLNPEKVAQFFKFTKLCFQFKRKTLYNNLKNSLSQEEIEKIFNFFNFDPKIRPQEINFETYARLSNFYFDNIKNK from the coding sequence ATGCTGAAAATATCGCCTAAAAAACATCTAGGTCAAAATTTTTTAAAAGATGAAAAAATTGCCCAAAAAATTGTAAGTAGTATTGACCTAGCAGATAAAAATATTGTTGAAATAGGACCTGGAACCGGTTTTTTGACTAAATTTTTAGTCCAAAAAGCTAAATTTTTGACTTGTTATGAAATTGACAAAAATTTAATTCCACTGCTTGAAAATAAATTTAAAAACAAGAATATAAAAATAATTAATGAGGATTTTTTACTTTCAGATCTGAATTTTTCAGAAAAACAAACAGTTATTGGAAATCTTCCTTATTATATAACATCAAAAATTCTATTTAAAATATTTGATAATTTTGAAAAATTTGATGAAATCTTAATAATGGTTCAAAATGAGGTTGCCGATAGAATTATTGCAAAACCAGGCTCACCATCTTACTCAAAATTATCACTAGCCTGCCAATATGTTGCTGAAGTAAAAAAGTTTTTCGTTGTACCTCCAAGTTCTTTTTTTCCGGTTCCAAAGGTAAATTCTGCTATTGTTCATTTTTCAATAAGAAAAAATTTAAACCCTGAAAAAGTTGCACAATTTTTTAAATTTACAAAATTGTGCTTTCAATTCAAGCGAAAAACATTATATAATAATCTCAAAAATTCTTTATCACAAGAGGAAATTGAAAAAATTTTTAATTTTTTCAATTTTGACCCAAAAATACGACCACAAGAAATAAATTTTGAAACTTACGCTAGACTTTCAAATTTTTATTTTGATAATATTAAAAATAAATAA